The Labilibaculum sp. sequence TATCAATGTCATCCCGTTCGTGAAATACAGATTTAAGAGTCTTTTCAAAAGCCTGTATGTATTCAGAAAAATTTGTACTCATGTTTTTTGTTTGGTTAATTTATTCTACTTCAAAGGGAAGCAGGTTATTTGCTTTAAACCACAATTAGACCATTGTAATAGTGGTCACTTATTTTAATTAGGATTTAGACGCAATAAAAATAAGCTAAATAAACGAATTTAAAAGACTTGATGATCTTTTATTTCCTTTTTGTGAGAGATTATCTTTCAATATTGAAAGTGTTTGATCTTCATTTAGATAAATAGTGGCTAAAGCTTTGATAAAAATCTAAAGTAGTTATTGGTTAGTTGTATTCATTTTGGGAATATACTTACAGATGCTTTTGGTCTTTATCCCTGACTAAAAAAAGTAAGTTGACTGTTGGTTAAATTTTCTATTTGTTGTTTGTGGATCCGTATTTTTATTATTTTACAATGCTACTTATATTTTTTAATTGTTTGATTGTTAGTGTAATATAGCAAATTTTAAGGAGATGATCATAACATCTTTATCCATATTTTTTTTAATTTATTTAACCTTTTTTAGGCTAAATATCTCAAGGCTCATCTCATAATTTGGTGCTTTGCAACAAGATGTAAAATATTTAAAATTTAAAAAATTCCTGTTTTGGGATCATATACTAATGGATGAGTTCAAGCTTAATTCGTTTAATAAATATGTGCTTAAATAAATTCATCAGGAAGTGATAAAATATAATATTCCGGGAAAGGTATTTTTGCAGGTAATAAAATTTGAGCATTACTGCTTTGAGGAAGCTTTAGTTAAGGTTAAAAGGAAAATAGCTTGTTTAGGGATTGTAACATCATTGCTACTGTTCGGGTTTTAATTTATAAAAATGGGTTGATATTTGAAACTGAGAATTCTCTTGCCGGAATTTTTGATTCTGCTATAGGTAAAAAAGATGCAATGATTGGACCGATGGGTTTTTGCCGGTTAAGGTTTAGTCTATTAAATTTTAATTCCCCACCGTTATAAGCTAAGTGTTTGCGGTTTTTTTTTTTGATTGCTGTTTATTTTATTGTTATTGTGTTAATGTGCTGACAATCAGAGTTGTGATCTTTTGTTTAAAATGATTCTTGTATTTGGAGTATGGTTATTTTATATTTTTTGTACTTTAGCGCCGTTAACGCACACGGAGAAAGAAGTAACCCTTTTTATACCTGTTAATCAAACAGAGCAAAAAGTTAATCTGTTTTGATGATTATAGATATACAATTTTGTGTTTAGGATTTAATGATAATAGGAATTAGCTATGAATAAAAAAGTAATCACTTTTGGAGAAATCATGTTACGATTGGCAACACCTGATTACAAACGTTTTTTACAAAACAACACATTTCATTCTACTTATGGTGGTGGCGAGATGAATGTATCTGTGTCATTAGCAAATTTTGGAATTCCAACGGCCTATATTACCCGTTTACCTGAGAATGATATTGGAAAATCATGCAAAGAAAGGCTAAATGAATTTGGTGTGGACACGCGTCATATTGTTTTTGGCGGGGAACGTTTGGGTATTTATTTTCTGGAAACAGGTGCTGTGGCCAGAGGTTCTAAAGTGGTTTACGATCGCGCCAATTCGGCATTTACTGGATTTACAAAAGGCATGATTGATTGGAGTGATATATTTCAGGATGCGGGCTGGTTTCATTGGACGGGTATTACGCCTGCTATTTCTTCAGGTGCTACTGAGGTATTGGTAGAAGCACTAACGAAAGCAAACGAAATGGGAATATGCGTATCCTGTGATGTGAATTACCGCAGCAAGCTTTGGAAAGAGGACAATAAGGTGGAAGAAGTAATGCCTGACTTAATCGCTAAAACGAACGTGCTGATAGGAAATGAGTTTGATGCAGGTAAGGTTTTGGGTATTCAGACCAATTTGCCTGCAGATGCTGAGTATTCAAATGAAACTTTTGGTGCTGTATCAAAACTTTTGATGGAAAAGTACCCACGACTTGAAAAAATCATTACTACTCGACGAGGAACTATTAGTGCAAATCACAATAGTTGGGTGGGAATAATGTTTGATGGAAATCAGGTGTTGGAATCATTAACTTATCAAATGACTCATATTGTCGATCGTGTAGGCGGTGGGGATGCGTTAATGGCTGGATTAATTTATGGTTTCCTTACTTATCCCAACAATTCTCAAAAAATAATTGATTTTGCTGTTGCATCCTCATTTTTAAAACACACAATTTCTGGTGATGTGAATGATGTTAGCGTAGAAGAAGTGGAACAGTTGATGAAAGGGGATTTGGGCGGTAAAATAGATTGGTAGCAAACTTTCTTAAAATACATTATTGTTTTCGAATATATTGGTCTTGAATCCGTAGGAGCAAGTGTTACGAGCTTTTACAAACCCTAATCGGGCTCTCATTTTTGGAATATGTTTTTATTTTGAGCATAAAAAAAAACTCATCAATTTCCTGATGAGTTTTCTGTGAACGCGGAGGGATTCGAACCCCCAACCTCTACGGCCGTAACGTAGTGCACTATCCAGTTATGCTACGCATCCTTTTTCCTTTTTAAGGCGGTGCAAATATAGTTAATTTTCTATTAATACTGCAAGTTTACATTTAATTATTACGAAAAAAAATGTCTTTTGTTTAAATTAAGATTTAAATAGAAAACTCACTAATTTTTTGATGAGTTTCTGTAAACACAAAGGGATTATTTCTCGTCATAAATAAGTTACGAACTACAATTTATGAGTGAACAAGCCCGAGTCAGTCATGCACTATACAGTAATACTTTTAGTTTTTTGATTTTCAGTTGTTTGTTCGGATGATTTAAACGGATATATTTTAAAAACAAAAAACTCACCAATTTCCTGATGAGTTTTCTGTGAACGCGGAGGGATTCGAACCCCCAACCTCTACGGCCGTAACGTAGTGCACTATCCAGTTATGCTACGCATCCATGATTACCTCGGTAATGCGGTGCAAATATAGATAAATTTTACATTTTAGGTTTACAATTGGTGTCTTTTTTTTTATAAAAATGAGACGCCGGAAGAGAGCTTGTATTAAAAAACTCTAAATCTTTTAGTTAGGATTTTAGTTGCGGTTTAAAAAAACTAAATTTACGTTATTCATGATTATTTTTTCATTGAATCAAGTATAATGCTTCAGGTTTTGTACTTTTGTTATGTAAAACCATATAAATAAATGATATAATGAAGAAGTTTCTAAAATTTTTTGGAGGATTTGTAGTCTTACTTTTAGCGCTGCTAATCATTTTACCCTTTTTCTTTAAAGATAAAATACTGGAGCGGGTAAAAACCGAAATTAATAATACGATAGATGCCAAGGTTGAAATAGGAGGTTTGTCATTATCGATGTTCAAAAATTTCCCAAACCTTTATGTTGAGCTTGAAGATGTTACTGTTGTTGGTAAAAATGAATTTGCAAACGACACTTTAGCTTCAGTTGGTAGTTTATATACAGCAGTCGATTTGGGTTCAGCATTGTCCGGCACTCAAATAAAAGTTGGGGCAATTGTGCTGGCCAACGCAAAAGTAAATGCTGTTGTTTTGGAATTGGGTAAAGCAAATTGGGATATTGTAAAAGAATCTGATGAGGCAGTGGTGGAAGAGGAGACTGGTGGGGCTTCCGATTTTAAAGTGATTTTTGAAGAAGTTCGTATTGAAGATTTCTTTTTGCGTTACGCGGATGCATCCATAAAAACGGTTCTTGTTGTAGATGATTTGGATTTGACTCTAAATGGTGATTTTTCAATGAAATCAACGAATTTAAATGTGAAGTCGCAAATTACAGGAATTGATTTGGATTACGATGGCGTAAAATATCTGAAAAAGGCGAATGTTACGCTTGATGCTGTTCTGGGAGCTGACCTTCAGAATATGATATTCACATTTAAAGAGAATAAGCTCACATTAAATGAACTTGTATTTGGTGTAGATGGAAATATTGGAATGTTGGAAGATGGCTATAATCTGGATTTGAAAATGAATGCCCAAGAGGCAGATTTCAAAACTTTACTTTCAATGGTTCCTGATGTATTCAAAGCCGATCTTAAAGGATTAGAGACTAATGGAACTCTGGTATTAACAGCTTTCGTAAAAGGGGACTATAAAGAAGATTATATCCCGTCATTTGGTGCTAAGTTAGCTGTTCATAAGGCTAGCCTTAAATATCCTGATTTAAAAGAGTCGATTAACGATATTACTATAAATGCGGAAGTAAAACATCCGGGAGGAGATCTGGATTTATTGACAGCTGATGTAAATTCATTTCATTTTGAGGTTGCCAACAATCCATTTGATGCAGAAATACATGTAAAGAATCCAATATCAGATCCTTACGTGAATGGTTTATTTAAAGGAGTGATTGATTTTGCAAAAATTCGTCACGCAATCCCAATGGATAGTATCAAAATTACAGGTGTTGTTACTTCTGATGTTAGTTTTAGCGGAAAAATGTCTGCTATAGAAAAGGAAGAGTATGAAAAAATTACGACCAAAGGAGATGTGAAATTGAAAAACTTTGAATTCTCCACTCCTGATTTTCCTCAAGGAATTAAGATCATAAGTTCTGTTTTAAATTTTACGCCAAAATACATTAGTCTGACTTCTTTCAACTCCAAAATAGGAGTTTCTGATATTCAGTTAACAGGAAAAATTGAGGACTATATCCCTTACGTTTTAAAAGATAAAGTTTTAAAAGGAAACTTCATTTTGAGTTCAAATTTATTTGATATAAATGAATTTATGACTGAGGAAGAGGATGCAAAAGCAGTTTCGGATACAATTCCATTAAGCGTGATTGAAATTCCGGCTAATTTAGACTTAAAATTGGTTTCTTCGATGAAACTGATACGGTTCGATAAAATGAATATCGAAAATATGAAGGGACTAATTGTTGTTAAAAATGCTAAAGCACAGTTAACTGACTTATCCATGGATATGTTAAAAGGCTCGATGACAATGAATGGTTCCTACAATACTAAGAATATTCAGAAACCAGCCATTGATTTTGGTTTGGATGTGAAGGATTTTGATATCAATTCAGCATACGAATCATTAAGCATGATTAAAAAGATGCTCCCAATTGCTATGAATTGTTCCGGTAAGATTTCATCCGATTTAAAGATTACATCTTTGCTTGATCAGGAAATGAATCCGGTAATGAATACATTGAATGGAAATGGAGCAATTCATTCCAAAATGATTGTGATAAAAGATAATAAAGCTTTCGACGCCTTAGCTGCAGCATTAAAAAATGACAAATACAAACGGATTTCGATAACTCAATTCGATATGAATTTTGTAATTACTGATGGAAATGTGGAGGTAAAGCCGTTTGAAGCTAAAGTTGCAGGTCATCCGGCACAAATTTACGGAACTCAGTCTGTTGATGGAAAATTGAATTTTACCATGGATATGAAATTGCCAAAAGATGAGTTGGGCAAAGAGGTAAATCAGTATTTCGATAAATTACCTGGTTTCGATGAAGTTAAAGAGCTTGATGTTGCTGTGAAGATTACAGGTACAGTTGATAATCCTAATGTGAAGCTTGATTTAAGTAAAGCAATTAAGCAGGCTCAGCAGGCTGTGGCCAAAGAGTTGGAACGACGGGCCAAGAAAGAATTGGAAAAGAAAGGGAAAGATTTACTGAAGAAATTATTTAAGTAGAAGGAGCACTGCATTTAATATAGAACGGAGAATCATTAAGGTTCTCCGTTTTTTTATTGTTAGAATATAATTTTGCTTGATAAGGAGATTGTGGAATGATTATTGTTATAATCATAAAGTTGAAAATTTTAATCGTTTTCAACTTTACACCAATCATTAAAAATTAATCAAATGATAAGAATTCTTCTTGTAATATTAGTGTCAGTTTTATATATAAGCGAAGTCCAGGCGCAAAGCCATTTACATACGGATTATGCTTCAATTCCTGATCCGACAAAACAATCTTTGGTTTTGTTGGATGGGGAACAGTATTTAGATCCTGAGTTTATGCATAGTATTGATGCAAACACAATTCAAAACCTTGAAATTCTTAAAGGTGATGATGTACAATCTTATGTCGATAAATATGGTGTTTTGGCGCTCAATGGTATAATTGTTTATCAAACCAAGAGTTTTGTGGCAAAAGGATGGTACAATCGATTTGCAAAGCATCAGTTAGAAATCAATAATATCTTGCAACAGGCAAATTTCGACTATAAAGATTACAGAGTATTTGTAAATGATGAGTTATTGGATAATGGCAATCTGCAGACTTGGGAACCTCTATTGGAGAACAAACAAATTACACATGTTGGTTTTCAATCAATAGGATTTGGTGAGGAAAAAGGGGAGATACGAGTTGTATGCAAAGCTCAGGATGAAGAAAAATAGAGTTTAAATTTAGTCTTCATAAAGTACAACGAAATTATCTGGAATTTTATAAAATTAAAGGCATGAAAAAGGGATGGCAACCACTCCATCCCTTCTCTAATTCACTTTATAACCTGAATTTTCAATTGAGAATTCAACTTAAATATAGGAATAAATTTTTTATTGTCAAGTAATTGATAAATATATTGATAATTTACGATGAAAAATACTAATTATTGGACAACAAAAAAGGATGGTAACCACCCCATCCTTTTTTAATCTATTCACTTTAAACCTTAAAAACGGAAACCGTTTTGCTACTTCTACGCTAAGGGTTTCAAAAAAGTTATACGAAAAGTGATATTTTTAATGAATCTACATAAGTATTAAAGTAGATACCTTAGTATTTTCGCCTTGTTGATGTTGTATTCATGTTCAATTTCAAGATAAGTATCGAAACTTTCGTAGTAGTAAATGCTCTCCATAAGATATTCAATTCCAGATATTTCGCCGAAATCAAGAGCCTTGCGCAAAAGAGAATCATATTTCTTTTCTGAAAACACATTTTGATAATCGGACAGACTTGATTTTAGACTGAAAAAAGT is a genomic window containing:
- a CDS encoding sugar kinase → MNKKVITFGEIMLRLATPDYKRFLQNNTFHSTYGGGEMNVSVSLANFGIPTAYITRLPENDIGKSCKERLNEFGVDTRHIVFGGERLGIYFLETGAVARGSKVVYDRANSAFTGFTKGMIDWSDIFQDAGWFHWTGITPAISSGATEVLVEALTKANEMGICVSCDVNYRSKLWKEDNKVEEVMPDLIAKTNVLIGNEFDAGKVLGIQTNLPADAEYSNETFGAVSKLLMEKYPRLEKIITTRRGTISANHNSWVGIMFDGNQVLESLTYQMTHIVDRVGGGDALMAGLIYGFLTYPNNSQKIIDFAVASSFLKHTISGDVNDVSVEEVEQLMKGDLGGKIDW
- a CDS encoding AsmA-like C-terminal region-containing protein, yielding MKKFLKFFGGFVVLLLALLIILPFFFKDKILERVKTEINNTIDAKVEIGGLSLSMFKNFPNLYVELEDVTVVGKNEFANDTLASVGSLYTAVDLGSALSGTQIKVGAIVLANAKVNAVVLELGKANWDIVKESDEAVVEEETGGASDFKVIFEEVRIEDFFLRYADASIKTVLVVDDLDLTLNGDFSMKSTNLNVKSQITGIDLDYDGVKYLKKANVTLDAVLGADLQNMIFTFKENKLTLNELVFGVDGNIGMLEDGYNLDLKMNAQEADFKTLLSMVPDVFKADLKGLETNGTLVLTAFVKGDYKEDYIPSFGAKLAVHKASLKYPDLKESINDITINAEVKHPGGDLDLLTADVNSFHFEVANNPFDAEIHVKNPISDPYVNGLFKGVIDFAKIRHAIPMDSIKITGVVTSDVSFSGKMSAIEKEEYEKITTKGDVKLKNFEFSTPDFPQGIKIISSVLNFTPKYISLTSFNSKIGVSDIQLTGKIEDYIPYVLKDKVLKGNFILSSNLFDINEFMTEEEDAKAVSDTIPLSVIEIPANLDLKLVSSMKLIRFDKMNIENMKGLIVVKNAKAQLTDLSMDMLKGSMTMNGSYNTKNIQKPAIDFGLDVKDFDINSAYESLSMIKKMLPIAMNCSGKISSDLKITSLLDQEMNPVMNTLNGNGAIHSKMIVIKDNKAFDALAAALKNDKYKRISITQFDMNFVITDGNVEVKPFEAKVAGHPAQIYGTQSVDGKLNFTMDMKLPKDELGKEVNQYFDKLPGFDEVKELDVAVKITGTVDNPNVKLDLSKAIKQAQQAVAKELERRAKKELEKKGKDLLKKLFK